One genomic region from Epinephelus fuscoguttatus linkage group LG8, E.fuscoguttatus.final_Chr_v1 encodes:
- the LOC125893408 gene encoding protein NDRG1-like has translation MVLEDNECDSVFEPQITEEHVETQYGNLHCIMTGTLRANRPVILTFHDVGLNHKSCFEALFNHEDMQEIVRHLPVCHVEAPGQHEGAKTLPSAYTYPSMDQLSEALPAVLKHFGLRSVIGLGVGAGAYILAKFALNHPDQVDGLVLVNINPSAEGLMDSVASKITEWTHTLPDTIIAHLFGKDEIQTNLDLIATYRHYITTTMNQSNVSQFLRSYNNRTALEVERPIPGGNINVRTLKCASLLVVGDNSPAVEAVVDCNSKLNPTKTTLLKMADCGGLPQVDQPAKVTEALKYFIQGMGYLSSASMTRLRSRTSSSSSVSSYEGSRSRAHTNDLQRGRVHSRGTEEKRGRSHTDVSMESISSSNVDHIITKSTEVAC, from the exons ATGGTACTGGAGGACAACGAGTGCGACTCTGTCTTCGAGCCTCAGATCACT GAGGAGCATGTAGAGACTCAGTATGGGAACCTCCACTGCATCATGACAGGAACTCTGAGGGCAAACCGCCCCGTCATCCTGACATTTCATGATGTTGGACTAAACC ACAAGTCTTGTTTTGAGGCACTGTTCAACCATGAGGACATGCAGGAAATTGTCAGACATTTGCCAGTTTGTCACGTCGAAGCACCAGGACAACACGAGGGAGCCAAAACTTTGCCTTCTGC ATATACCTACCCTTCCATGGACCAGCTGTCTGAAGCACTGCCTGCTGTTCTCAAACACTTTGG GTTGCGCAGTGTGATTGGACTGGGAGTTGGAGCTGGAGCCTACATCCTGGCCAAATTTGCT ctgaaTCACCCTGATCAGGTGGATGGATTGGTCTTGGTTAACATCAATCCCAGCGCTGAAGGACTGATGGATTCTGTTGCAAGCAag ATCACTGAATGGACCCACACTCTCCCCGACACAATCATCGCACACTTGTTTGGAAAG GATGAGATCCAGACCAACCTCGACCTCATTGCTACATACCGTCACTACATCACAACAACGATGAACCAGTCCAACGTGAGTCAGTTCCTCCGCTCCTACAACAACCGCACTGCTCTGGAGGTGGAGAGGCCCATTCCTGGAGGAAACATCAATGTCAGGACCCTCAA GTGTGCCAGCCTGCTGGTCGTAGGAGATAATTCTCCTGCTGTGGAGGCTGTGGTCGACTGCAACTCCAAACTCAATCCCACCAAGACCACACTGCTCAAG ATGGCAGACTGTGGCGGACTTCCTCAGGTGGATCAG ccAGCCAAAGTGACTGAAGCCTTGAAGTATTTCATCCAGGGCATGGGATACT tgTCCAGTGCCAGCATGACCAGACTCCGTTCACGGACGAGCTCCAGCTCCAGCGTCTCGTCCTACGAGGGCTCCCGGAGCCGCGCACACACCAATGACCTGCAGCGTGGCCGGGTACACTCGCGCGGCACCGAGGAGAAGCGCGGGCGCTCACACACCGACGTCTCCATGGAGAGTATTTCCAGCAGTAACGTGGACCACATCATCACAAAGTCAACTGAAGTGGCATGTTAG